A section of the Methanoregula formicica SMSP genome encodes:
- a CDS encoding ABC transporter substrate-binding protein encodes MTERTMKKKPSRWSGIAATMILALLVLAVCAGTGCVSNPDRTVTPATAAPPPLTPDTVPSASPTGTGQAPGTPVGRIIVTNADAAELLLAIGAADRVVGISDTVKNHPVLGPRYAGAESIGSWQAPDIETIHSLHPDAVISYSSYTPKNVDRITSAGIPLLLIDCYKIDTLASDTRRLGNLTGRDAEAEEYIAFLERYEALVRSPAAAHPPASPPRVYIESYSDYSALTGGSGGDLLVTMAGGENIAGLLPVSSPKVNAEWVMAQDPDVIIKTAASGKNETELREIHAKLVGRTGIANTSAVRNGRVYVISGSVTYGPRSVIGLAWVARILNTDNSGDIDPREIQDEYAGRFVAGTNTTAAIYPQPG; translated from the coding sequence ATGACAGAAAGAACCATGAAGAAAAAACCCTCCCGGTGGTCCGGTATCGCAGCCACGATGATCCTTGCGCTCCTGGTCCTTGCCGTGTGCGCCGGGACAGGGTGCGTGTCGAACCCGGACAGGACAGTAACCCCGGCAACGGCAGCACCACCTCCCCTCACCCCGGATACGGTACCGTCAGCCAGTCCCACCGGCACCGGGCAGGCCCCCGGCACACCCGTCGGGCGCATCATCGTCACCAATGCCGATGCGGCAGAACTCCTCCTCGCAATCGGCGCAGCGGACCGTGTCGTCGGGATATCCGACACGGTGAAGAACCATCCCGTGCTCGGCCCGCGCTATGCCGGTGCAGAAAGTATCGGGTCCTGGCAGGCTCCCGATATCGAGACGATCCACTCGCTCCATCCCGATGCAGTCATCAGCTATTCGAGTTACACCCCGAAGAATGTCGACCGGATAACCTCGGCAGGCATCCCCCTCCTCCTTATCGACTGCTACAAGATCGATACCCTCGCGTCCGATACAAGAAGGCTCGGGAACCTGACCGGCAGGGATGCGGAGGCAGAAGAGTATATCGCCTTCCTCGAACGGTACGAGGCGCTGGTCCGGTCCCCTGCCGCAGCTCACCCGCCCGCCAGCCCCCCACGGGTCTATATCGAGTCGTACTCCGATTACTCCGCCCTGACCGGGGGGAGCGGCGGCGACCTGCTGGTGACGATGGCCGGTGGCGAGAATATCGCAGGGCTGCTCCCGGTCTCCTCGCCGAAGGTCAATGCCGAATGGGTAATGGCCCAGGATCCCGACGTGATCATCAAGACCGCGGCATCGGGAAAGAACGAGACCGAGCTTCGCGAGATCCATGCAAAACTTGTCGGCAGGACCGGCATCGCGAACACCAGCGCGGTCAGGAACGGGAGGGTATACGTGATCTCGGGAAGCGTCACCTACGGCCCCCGTTCGGTGATCGGGCTCGCCTGGGTTGCACGGATCCTCAATACCGATAATTCCGGTGACATCGATCCCCGGGAGATCCAGGACGAGTATGCCGGCCGTTTTGTGGCAGGGACGAACACGACCGCCGCGATCTACCCGCAGCCCGGATAG